A window of the Nitrospinaceae bacterium genome harbors these coding sequences:
- a CDS encoding LPS-assembly protein LptD, whose product MRGFLLLNKCSFFIRKGLPIWLTCFSLLFFLAPAIGQENTPSPQASPGFTPRNPDTSGKEELKFLRDPKAAAAVSADELLEDRERKRVIGRGFADLRYLGKRVQADHIEVQTETRDAVATGNIIFQTENDRIVGSRIDFNLDSEKVVIHDARGYIGATYYITGNVIRRIAEDRYEVINGTFTTCEGDKPDWAFVTKKATFQVEGYAHLQAPLITLSGIPAAALPYAILPIKTKRTTGFLMPGLGYGNKNGMQVSPRFFWAINRWSDATFGIDRYTRRGTRLLGEYRYNLSDNTTGQIQGNIFKDSREKTTLWDINALHITRFPNDNSEFKAVIEQASRRKLDRSLEEGLDERVRQDTDTRLTFTKDLKDIPGQISLAMRRKEGIRENNGQLFQKFPELSLDINQAEVGTSVFRYSLNSSAVSFYRVEDDKTTTLQRVDAKPTISMPIQTVPWLGVTSNFGLRYTYWTDQKKGGDVNDNPGRNEQETSPLAREMWFSSLNVVGPRYSKVYNGEIGPFRDFKHIFSFETQYSYTPTMDSNDRKLIIPIDEVDSFEDQNTIQYGIVNRILTKLKKGDGYETRQLLTAKLQQTADIAEARREQRLSTEPRRPFGNLTLNIQSNPIPMLQFRHETTYNVYEGEVDEHSSGLLIDGGRNWYLGLDRTWGRQRNGITAPREGQSDINFSAGYGITRQWFAEYLTRINKFENTTLEQSVILRYRGCCWGFNLTLTDTQDTSEVFFTFILRGLFEGEQAPTFKRSRLVSKKGRFFGRGALTPYNFNEP is encoded by the coding sequence ATGCGCGGCTTTTTATTATTGAATAAATGCTCCTTTTTCATTCGCAAAGGTCTTCCCATTTGGCTAACCTGTTTTAGTCTATTATTTTTTCTCGCCCCGGCGATTGGCCAGGAAAATACTCCCTCTCCTCAGGCATCTCCCGGTTTCACCCCTCGCAACCCAGATACTTCAGGCAAAGAGGAACTAAAGTTTTTACGTGACCCCAAGGCCGCCGCTGCTGTTTCGGCCGATGAACTATTGGAAGACAGGGAGCGAAAACGTGTCATCGGACGAGGGTTTGCCGACTTAAGATATCTTGGCAAGCGGGTACAAGCCGACCATATTGAGGTCCAAACCGAGACCCGGGATGCCGTTGCCACTGGAAATATTATTTTCCAGACGGAAAACGACCGCATCGTAGGAAGCCGTATCGATTTCAATCTTGACAGTGAAAAGGTAGTTATCCACGACGCCCGGGGATATATCGGAGCCACCTATTACATAACGGGCAACGTTATTCGCCGAATCGCCGAGGACCGCTATGAAGTAATCAACGGAACTTTCACCACCTGCGAGGGAGACAAACCAGACTGGGCCTTTGTCACAAAAAAAGCTACTTTCCAGGTAGAAGGATATGCTCACCTCCAAGCACCTTTGATAACTCTTTCTGGCATCCCGGCCGCCGCCCTTCCCTATGCCATCCTTCCCATCAAAACCAAGCGAACGACTGGTTTTTTGATGCCCGGCCTCGGCTACGGAAACAAGAACGGAATGCAAGTTTCTCCCCGATTTTTTTGGGCCATCAACAGATGGTCGGACGCCACGTTCGGAATCGACCGTTATACGCGCCGAGGAACACGCCTTCTCGGGGAATATCGCTACAACCTCAGCGATAATACTACGGGACAGATTCAGGGAAATATATTCAAAGACTCAAGAGAGAAAACAACGTTATGGGATATTAACGCTTTACACATCACTCGATTCCCTAATGACAACAGCGAATTCAAGGCAGTAATTGAACAAGCCTCCAGGAGAAAACTAGACCGCTCTCTTGAGGAGGGTCTTGATGAGCGTGTTCGTCAGGACACGGACACCCGCCTGACTTTCACCAAAGACCTCAAGGATATTCCAGGCCAAATTTCCCTCGCCATGAGACGCAAAGAGGGAATCCGTGAAAACAATGGCCAGTTGTTTCAAAAGTTTCCCGAACTATCCCTTGACATTAATCAGGCCGAAGTCGGCACTAGTGTTTTCAGGTACAGCCTCAATTCCTCGGCCGTTTCTTTTTATCGAGTCGAAGACGACAAAACAACCACTCTCCAGCGTGTAGATGCCAAACCAACTATATCGATGCCAATCCAGACGGTACCCTGGTTGGGCGTCACGTCAAATTTCGGACTCAGATACACCTACTGGACCGATCAAAAAAAGGGCGGCGACGTCAACGATAATCCCGGTCGCAATGAACAAGAAACCTCTCCCTTGGCCCGGGAAATGTGGTTCTCCTCGCTCAATGTCGTAGGCCCCCGATACAGCAAGGTATACAATGGTGAAATTGGTCCGTTTAGGGATTTCAAACACATCTTTTCTTTTGAAACTCAATACTCATATACCCCGACAATGGATTCGAATGATCGAAAACTGATTATCCCGATTGACGAAGTGGACAGCTTTGAAGACCAAAATACGATTCAGTATGGAATCGTCAATCGAATCCTAACGAAATTAAAAAAAGGAGATGGTTACGAAACCCGTCAATTATTAACAGCCAAACTACAACAGACTGCAGATATCGCCGAAGCCAGACGGGAGCAAAGATTAAGCACAGAGCCAAGGCGACCTTTCGGTAACCTAACCTTGAATATCCAGTCGAACCCAATTCCGATGCTTCAATTCAGACATGAGACCACTTATAATGTTTATGAAGGCGAGGTTGACGAACATTCCTCGGGCCTACTCATCGACGGCGGAAGAAATTGGTATCTGGGTCTTGACCGAACTTGGGGTCGCCAAAGAAATGGAATCACAGCTCCACGAGAGGGGCAAAGTGACATCAATTTTTCCGCTGGCTATGGGATTACACGGCAATGGTTCGCCGAATACCTCACCCGAATCAACAAATTCGAAAACACCACACTGGAGCAAAGCGTAATCCTTCGCTATAGGGGATGTTGTTGGGGCTTCAACCTAACGCTCACCGACACACAGGATACGAGCGAAGTCTTTTTCACCTTTATCCTCCGGGGACTTTTCGAAGGGGAACAAGCCCCCACATTTAAGCGCAGCCGTCTTGTCAGCAAAAAAGGGCGTTTTTTCGGGCGTGGTGCCCTCACCCCCTATAATTTCAACGAACCATGA
- the ilvN gene encoding acetolactate synthase small subunit translates to MSNNGAEKTHTFAVLVENKFGVLAKVASLFSARGYNIDSLCVGVTQDPSVSRITLVTSGDVQILEQIRKQLSKLIDTIKVLEMDETETAERELVLIKVTAPKEKRSEVLQIVEIFRARTIDISVESLTIEVTGDEGKIHAILELLRPHGIKEIARTGKVALSRGAKTLKSTKN, encoded by the coding sequence ATGTCAAATAACGGCGCAGAAAAAACACACACATTTGCAGTGCTTGTCGAAAACAAATTCGGCGTCCTTGCTAAGGTCGCGAGTCTTTTCAGTGCACGAGGCTACAACATCGACAGCCTCTGCGTCGGTGTGACCCAAGATCCTAGTGTTTCCCGAATTACATTGGTAACGAGCGGCGATGTCCAGATACTTGAGCAAATTCGAAAACAACTCAGCAAATTAATAGACACGATCAAAGTACTTGAGATGGACGAAACCGAGACAGCAGAACGCGAACTCGTTCTCATCAAAGTAACAGCACCAAAAGAGAAACGCTCTGAAGTACTTCAAATCGTCGAAATATTCCGGGCTCGCACAATCGATATTTCCGTCGAATCCCTGACCATCGAAGTCACCGGAGATGAAGGAAAGATTCACGCCATACTGGAGCTTTTGCGTCCACATGGCATCAAAGAAATCGCACGCACAGGCAAGGTCGCGCTGAGCCGTGGCGCCAAAACTTTAAAAAGCACAAAAAACTGA
- a CDS encoding SDR family oxidoreductase has protein sequence MRIVVTGGAGFIGSHLCETLLTQGNEVVCIDNFLTGRRPHTEELSKRHGDLFSLIDRNVSEHILVEGPVDAIYHMASPASPIDYLKYPIPTLKVGALGTHNALGLALAKNAKFLLASTSEVYGDPEVHPQPESYWGNVNPIGPRGVYDEGKRFAEAMAMAYHRFHGLDIHIVRIFNTYGPRMRLMDGRAIPAFLCQALRGEPLTIFGDGTQTRSFGYISDLIDGLIRLMNSDFHEPVNLGNPTEMTILELAECIREITGTSAPIEFHSLPTDDPKIRKPDISRARQILNWEPKVPLDEGLRYTIEDFRQRLDRGEESTA, from the coding sequence GTGAGAATTGTTGTAACAGGAGGTGCTGGTTTCATTGGCTCACATTTATGCGAAACGCTCCTTACTCAAGGAAATGAGGTCGTATGTATAGATAACTTCCTCACTGGAAGGCGACCACACACAGAAGAATTGTCCAAGCGTCATGGAGATCTTTTCTCACTTATTGATCGTAATGTGAGTGAACATATTCTCGTCGAAGGTCCCGTGGACGCCATTTACCACATGGCTAGCCCCGCCAGCCCAATCGACTACCTAAAGTACCCCATACCCACTCTTAAGGTTGGCGCTCTTGGAACACACAATGCCCTTGGATTGGCGCTCGCGAAAAACGCAAAATTCCTCCTCGCATCAACATCCGAAGTCTACGGGGATCCTGAAGTACACCCCCAACCTGAGAGTTACTGGGGAAACGTCAACCCCATTGGCCCACGAGGAGTATATGATGAGGGAAAACGTTTCGCTGAAGCCATGGCGATGGCCTATCATCGCTTTCATGGCCTTGATATCCATATAGTCCGAATATTTAACACTTACGGCCCGCGTATGCGCTTGATGGATGGCCGAGCTATCCCCGCGTTTCTATGCCAAGCTCTTCGTGGTGAGCCACTTACCATCTTCGGGGATGGCACCCAGACTCGAAGTTTTGGCTATATCTCAGATCTTATTGACGGTCTTATCCGATTGATGAATAGCGATTTTCATGAACCAGTAAATCTCGGCAACCCCACCGAGATGACAATCCTTGAGTTGGCCGAGTGCATTCGTGAAATCACAGGCACCTCCGCTCCTATTGAATTCCATTCACTTCCTACGGATGACCCTAAAATTCGTAAACCCGACATTAGCAGAGCAAGACAGATTTTAAACTGGGAGCCCAAAGTGCCGCTCGATGAAGGTTTGCGCTATACCATAGAGGATTTCCGCCAGCGCCTTGACCGTGGAGAGGAGAGCACTGCTTGA
- a CDS encoding phosphatidylserine decarboxylase family protein gives MSRQPSNHRFPVAREGWGYTIGLLVLGLISTLLGGTSWAIFYFLFALCVAAFFRDPKRIPPSETGIVASPADGKVIAIEDTENGGIMVGIFLAVYDVHINRSPVAGTIQETKYKPGQFLAAFNKNAAEANEQNAIDILSDSGENFRVVQIAGLIARRIVCWRGEGDTVSLGERFGLIQFGSRTDLHLPPGYNVSVSIGERVRGGETVIARSP, from the coding sequence ATGTCCCGACAGCCTTCTAATCACCGTTTCCCTGTCGCACGAGAAGGATGGGGCTATACCATTGGCCTTCTTGTCTTAGGGCTCATTTCCACACTTCTAGGCGGAACGAGCTGGGCGATTTTTTATTTTCTATTTGCGCTATGCGTCGCTGCATTTTTCAGGGACCCCAAACGTATTCCTCCCTCTGAGACAGGCATCGTCGCCTCTCCAGCCGACGGCAAGGTGATTGCCATAGAAGATACTGAAAATGGCGGAATAATGGTCGGCATATTTCTCGCCGTTTACGATGTCCACATCAATCGCTCCCCCGTGGCGGGCACTATCCAGGAGACGAAATACAAACCGGGCCAGTTCTTGGCTGCTTTCAATAAAAATGCTGCCGAGGCCAACGAGCAAAACGCTATCGACATTTTGAGTGATTCGGGAGAGAATTTCCGAGTAGTTCAAATTGCGGGGCTTATCGCACGTCGTATTGTTTGCTGGCGTGGTGAGGGTGATACAGTTTCCCTGGGTGAGCGCTTTGGACTTATTCAGTTCGGCTCCCGCACGGACCTCCATTTGCCGCCCGGCTATAATGTCTCGGTCTCAATCGGGGAGCGAGTCCGCGGAGGAGAAACCGTAATTGCAAGATCACCTTAA
- a CDS encoding JAB domain-containing protein, producing the protein MLDTKHRLKRDIMVARRTLLSTSVDPREVFNAAVREKSTAIVCSHNHPSGDPLPSPEDNALTTKLRETGKFWEFPFLTTLSLVGRDSIVTMRKCEHLEL; encoded by the coding sequence ATGCTCGATACGAAACACCGCCTCAAGCGCGATATCATGGTCGCACGGAGAACCCTTTTGAGCACATCCGTTGACCCACGCGAAGTATTTAACGCTGCGGTGAGAGAAAAATCTACGGCAATCGTATGTAGCCATAATCATCCCAGTGGGGATCCATTGCCTTCTCCCGAAGATAACGCGCTAACGACTAAGCTCCGGGAAACAGGGAAATTCTGGGAATTTCCCTTCTTGACCACGTTATCGTTGGTCGGCAGGGATTCTATAGTTACGATGCGAAAATGTGAGCACCTTGAATTGTAG
- the pssA gene encoding CDP-diacylglycerol--serine O-phosphatidyltransferase, whose translation MERGKRKRKRRRRPRLKRGIFLLPNLFTTGSLFAGFYAIIAAIQMDFWWASLAILISIVFDGLDGSVARLTKTSSPFGLQYDSLCDFGAFGIAPAILVYNWSLAPFGRIGWLAAFIFAACSALRLARFNVFTQSLGPTADFRGLPTPAAAGVLASWVFLAEHYSFDTLTPPTLLNAVPAYILAFLAYLLAFLMVSTVRYTSFKDLGGRLQRPFRVLVGAVLALFVAAAIPQVVAFLVMAAYTASGPILYVRRYRNAKFTPAPSETIINESQ comes from the coding sequence ATCGAGCGTGGGAAGCGCAAACGGAAGCGCCGCCGACGTCCCCGGCTCAAGCGTGGCATTTTCCTTCTCCCTAATTTATTTACCACAGGGAGCCTTTTCGCTGGCTTCTATGCCATTATTGCCGCTATTCAGATGGATTTTTGGTGGGCTTCCCTTGCTATACTCATATCGATCGTATTTGACGGCCTAGATGGGTCTGTCGCCCGCCTAACCAAAACATCAAGCCCATTTGGCCTTCAATATGACTCTTTATGCGATTTTGGCGCTTTCGGTATTGCTCCAGCGATACTCGTCTACAATTGGTCACTGGCCCCGTTCGGTCGAATCGGTTGGCTGGCAGCCTTTATCTTTGCAGCTTGCTCGGCGCTTCGGCTGGCACGTTTCAATGTATTTACACAATCATTGGGCCCGACAGCCGATTTCCGAGGACTACCCACCCCGGCCGCCGCAGGCGTCTTAGCATCATGGGTTTTCCTAGCAGAACATTACAGCTTTGATACACTCACCCCTCCCACGCTTCTCAATGCCGTACCAGCATACATCCTTGCATTCCTGGCCTATCTTCTGGCTTTTTTAATGGTCAGCACGGTTCGATATACAAGTTTCAAGGATCTTGGGGGACGTCTTCAGAGACCCTTCCGCGTACTCGTTGGTGCAGTTTTAGCTCTCTTCGTCGCAGCGGCTATTCCCCAGGTTGTTGCTTTCCTGGTCATGGCTGCATATACGGCATCCGGGCCAATTCTTTACGTCAGACGCTATCGCAATGCAAAATTTACCCCAGCCCCATCAGAAACGATTATCAACGAATCCCAATAG